In Sphingobacterium sp. R2, the genomic stretch CAACCCTCGCTTCAGACTTTCTGTACCCACATCCCGAGCAAAATGTCCTTTTTTTGGATAACCACGATAAAGATCGTTTTTTCTCCGTTGTCGGTGAAAATGTGCAGAAATATAAATCGGCAATGGCTTGGCTTATGACAACAAGGGGCATCCCACAATTGTACTATGGGGCGGAAATTCTGATGAAGAATTTCTCCAATCCAGATGGCTTGTTACGGGAAGACTTTCAGGGTGGTTTCGCGGGTGATAAACTGAACAAGTTTACGGTAGAGGGAAGGACTAAAGCAGAGCAGGATATGTGGGCTTTTATTCAAACGCTAGCCAATTATCGTAAACAACATGCTGTATTACAAACCGGTAAAACGATGCAATATGTGCCCGAAGATGGCGTATATGTTTATTTCCGTTACAACGAAAAGCAAACTGTTATGGTCGTGATGAATTGCAATGATGTCGCGAAGGAACTTAAACTCGATCGCTTTAGGGAACGAAATAACCAGGTGAAGTCCTATTTCGATATTATTCAAAAGCAAGAGACCAATCCAGTTGACCATAGCTTGAAGTTGGACGCTTACGAGACTAAAGTGTTTGAGCTTAAGTTTTAACACAATTTAAAATTCTATAGAATTCATTTTTCGATGATTAATTATAATACTGTAAAAGCCGTAATATTTGATTTGGACGGTGTGTTGGTGGATACGGCGGTCTACCATTTTCAAGCCTGGCATAGATTGGCAGAAGGCTTGGGTTATTCGTTTTCTCTTGTTGACAACGAACAGCTGAAAGGGGTCAGTCGCATTGAATCCCTCGAGCTTATTTTAAAATGGGCGGGGGCGAAAATATCCGATGCTGAAAAAGCGGATTTGCTGTCACTTAAAAACAAATGGTACTTGGAGCTGATTGAACAACTCAGCCCTGACCACTTGCTTTCAGGTAGTTTAGATCTATTAGAAAAACTCCAGAAAAAGGGGATTAAGATTGCATTGGGGTCAGCCAGCAAGAACGCGATGGGCATCCTTGAAAAAACGGGGATTATCAGCTATTTCGACGCATTGATTGATGGAAATGTGGTTCAACTGTCTAAACCTAATCCAGCAGTTTTCCTGAAGGGAGCTGAGGCTTTGGGAATTGAACCGGCATGCTGTCTCGTGCTGGAAGATGCTCAAGCCGGAATAGATGCGGCAAGGGCAGCCGGCATGCAGGTGATAGGGATTGGGCAGGCTGAACATCTTAACGGAGCAGATTTAGTGGTAGCCGATTTAGGAGCCTTAGTCGATAAATTTTAGGAGCAATTCAAGTGATGGAAGCAAGGCGTAGATCATATTGGCAAAGAAGACCAGAATGATTGAGGCAGAGTATCCGTCGCGCATTGAAAAAAATATAAAGATGAAAACATATATCAAACATAACCCTTGGCAAATTATCGAAGACACCTTTCGTCCCGAACATAATGAATTTTCGGAAAGTATCTTCGCTATTGGTAATGGTCGGATGGGGCAGAGGGCTAATTTTGAAGAAGAATTCAGCGGGAAATCGTTACAGGGATCGTACCTAGCGGGTATTTATTATCCTGACAAAACACGCGTGGGCTGGTGGAAAAATGGGTATCCCGAATATTTTGCCAAGGTCATCAATTCCATCGATTGGATAGGCCTAAATATTCTAGTAAATGGGCAGGTTCTCGACCTAAACAAAGTTGCGGTCAAATCTTTTGAACGTCGCCTGGATATGCAAAATGGGGTTTTATACCGCAGTTTTATCGTGGAAATGCCTGATGGCGCACAGTTGAAGGTAGAAGCAAGCCGGATGTATCATCTGTTTGCTTCGGAAACAGCTTCATTACAGTACAATATACAGGCACTTTCCGGTCCGATTGCTTTGGAGGTCCGCTCGCATTTAAATGCTGAAGTTGTCAATCGAGACAGTAACTACGACGAGCAATTTTGGGAAAGCACAGCGCAGGGAAGAGATGGTGAAAATACCTTTGTGGCGGCGCGTACCAAGAAAACTGGCTTTGAGGTGTACGCCCTGCTTACAACTACCGTGACAGGATCTACAGCCGTTGTCGAAGTGCAAGATACGGTGACAAGTCGAGGCTGTATAGCAGAAATTTATAAGACCGAGCTAACCGAATCTCAAATTTGTAGCGTTGAAAAGCGAGTTTCCATTGTTACATCACAGAACCATGTGGCGGCAGAGCTAAAAGAGGCTGCTTCGGTCAATTTACAGCAGCTAAATGCACTGAGCTATGAGCAACTAAAGGAGAAACAGGCAACAACTTGGCAAGCGATCTGGGCAGAAAGTGATATTGAAATTAGTGGTGATGTCGCAGCACAGCAGGCAATACGCTACAATATTTTCCAGCTTAACCAGACTTATACCGGCGAAGATGAGCGCCTCAATATTGGTCCTAAAGGTTTTACAGGTGAAAAATATGGGGGTGTCACCTATTGGGATACTGAAGCTTATTGTATTCCTTTTTACCTCGCAACACAATCTCCAAATATTGCGCGTAACTTGTTGATTTATCGTCATCAGCAATTGGATAAAGCCATCGAAAATGCCGCTAAACTTGGCTTTACCAATGGAGCTGCACTTTATCCCATGGTGACGATTAATGGTGAGGAATGCCATAATGAATGGGAAATTACGTTTGAGGAAATTCATCGCAATGGAGCCATTGCATTTGCGATCTATAACTATGTCCGTTACACCGGTGATCAGGATTACATCTGGTCGCACGGCTTGGAAGTCTTGGTTGCAATAAGCCGATTCTGGGCACAGCGCGTTAATTGGAGCGCTGAGCGCCAGCAATATGTCATGTTGGGGGTGACGGGACCAAACGAGTATGAAAACAACGTAAACAACAACTGGTATACCAATCGGATTGCTTCCTGGTGCCTAGAATATACACTGGACTGTTTAAACAAGCTGGCGCAGCTAAACTCCGACATTGCTGACGCATTAAAAACGAAGTTAGCCATAGGAGCGGAAGAACAGGGAAAATGGCAGCATATTATCGATAACATGTATTATCCTTTTGATGCGCAGCGCGGGGTGTTTCTCCAACAGGATGGTTTCCTCGACAAAGAGTTAATTCCTGTGGCCGAACTTGATCCGGCTCAACGACCGATCAACCAGCGTTGGAGCTGGGATAGGATTCTACGTTCCTGTTACATCAAGCAGGCCGACGTGCTGCAGGGCTTTTACTTTCTCGAAGACCAGTTTGATCTTGAGGCCTTAAGGCGACATTATGAATTCTATGAACCGTTTACGGTGCATGAAAGCTCGCTTTCTCCTTGCGTCCATGCGATATTGGCTGCTAAGTTGAATAAACCAGAAAAAGCCTATGAATTCTATCTGCGGACCTCTCGTTTGGATCTGGATGATTATAATAACGATACCGAAGACGGTTTACATATCACTTCCATGGCGGGTACCTGGATGACAATCGTAGAGGGCTTTGCAGGAATGCGGATTAAGGACGGAAAACTGTATTTAAATCCAATGTTGCCTAAAGAGTGGGAAGGGTATAAATTCCGTGTCTTATTTCGCGGTGCGACCTTGTTGATTGCGGTACGGTCGGATGGATTTACGATCGAAAATGACAGTGACACTGCGGCCCATATCCAGACGGAGGCAGAAGCTTTCATTCTAGCTGCACAAAGCAAAAAGCAGGTGTTTCAGGTTCGGTAAGCTCCTGTTTTCAGCAGCGTAAGAACCAATCTTATGCTGCTGAAAATAGGGATTAAGTGATAATTAAATTGTATTTTGTCTTAAATTTTGATAGCCTATTATGGGAAATAAACCTGAATTAAGCATTAGCCAGGTCATCAATATGAGTTTTGGGTTTTTGGGCATACAAATGGGGTTTGCCTTACAAAACGGCAATGCTTCCCGTATTCTACAGACATTTGGTGCTGATGTTGAACACCTGTCGCTGTTTTGGCTTGCGGCTCCGATTACGGGGATGATTGTGCAGCCAATTATCGGGCATTATAGCGATCGAACCTGGAATAAATTGGGGCGTCGTCGGCCTTATATTTTGGTGGGTGCACTGCTGACCACCATAACCCTGTTTTTGATGCCGAATGCAGCAGTATTTACCACATTGCTAGCACCACTTTGGATAGGAGCAGGACTATTAATGTTTATGGATGCTTCCATCAATGTGACAATGGAGCCCTTTAGAGCCTTAATTGGCGATAATCTACCGGGTAATCAACGTAGTCTTGGATTCTCCGTACAAACCTTTCTGATCGGTATTGGAGCCGTATTGGGATCCTTACTTCCCTTTATACTGACAAAATATTTTCATGTGCAGGGAACTTCCGAAGCTGGTCAGGTGCCAAACAATGTGATATATTCTTTTTACTTTGGTGGTTTTGTACTGCTTCTAACGGTGTTGTGGTCGGTGTTTAAAACGAAGGAATATACGCCACAGGAATTACGGTCATTTTCCGATACCCTGGTGGTTGAACAGGAGACAGCGCCAATACTTGGTTTGCGCGCTATTGTCAGCGATATTGGTAAGATGCCATTGATCATGCGCAAACTCGGTTGGGTTCAATTCTTTTCCTGGTTTGCCCTTTTTATGATGTGGGTATATACAACTCCTGCGATTGCAGATTCGGTTTTTTACCTGCGGGAAGGGAATCGGCAGGATCTTTATATGGAGGCGGCCAATTGGGTGGGCGTGCTTTTTGGTATTTACAATGGGGTATCGGCTCTATATGCTTTGTTTATTCCGCGGATAGCCAAACAGCTCGGACGTGGAAAAACGCATGCGCTCGGCTTGTCTATTGGCGGACTTTCGTTGATTTCATTGTTTTTGATTAAAGATGCTAATCTGCTGATTCTTCCCATGATCGGTATTGGTATTGCTTGGGGAAGTATTTTAGCAATGCCGTATGCCATTTTAAGCGATCATTTGCCCGCTGGTAAAATGGGAGTTTATATGGGACTTTTCAATTTCTTCATTACGTTGCCTCAGATTGTGTGTGGTTTTTTTGGCGGAATGATTATCAAATATTTTTTTCATAGCCAATCCATTTACGGCTTGTTGTTGGCAGGCATATTTATGTTGCTGGCGGCATTCTTTGTTCCAAAGACTAAACGGTAAGGGCTTTATCGTAGACGTAGTAAATAGAGCTTACGTCTACGATTTTCTGCACATTTGGCCCAGCTCTTGCAGTTGGATTTTCATCATCCCCTTAAGTATACTAATTTGCTTTAGTTAGCACGACTCGCTTTTACACAGCGGGATAATTTCGTTCGATTTACTAAAACTTGTGCGTATCAATTGCTGAAAAATGCACCATCATTTGCTGAACAAGTGTGCATTACTAACTGTTTTCAATAATATAGCTGCTCGGCGACATGCCATAATGCTTATTGAAGTCCCTGGAAAAATTGGATTGCACGGTGTAACCTACCATCGTTGATACTTGGGTAATGTTGTATTCTTTCTGGGTAAGCAGTTCTGCCGCTTTTTTTAATCGTGAAATATTGATCAATTCATTGGGCGTTAGGTCGGATAGCCCTTTAATTTTACGGTAAAGGGTTGGGCGGCTCATATGCATGAGTTTGGCAAGTCCATCCACATTGAGGTCTATCACTGAAATATTTTCATAAATTACAGTATTGAGCTGGCTGATAAAATCTTTGTCGGGTGCCGATACATTGATATCCATCAAGGTGGATCCGGAATAATTGGTCAAATAATTCTGGATAATTTTGCGGTTTTTAAGGATATTACGTATTTGTACCATGAGGAATTCGAGCGAGAAGGGTTTTTCGATGTAAGCATCAGCACCATTTTTTAACCCTTGAATCTTTGAATCGAGCGCATTTTTTGCCGTTAGAAAAATCACGGGAATATGGCTATACAAAATATCTGTTTTAATGCGTTTGCATAGCGCCAGACCATCCATAATGGGCATCATAATATCTGTTAGTACAAGTTGTACATTCTCTTGATCTAATATTTCTAAGGCCTCGGCACCATTCCCTGCCCGTAGAATAGTATAGCTGGTTTTCAACTCTTTATTGAGGTAGGCTAATATTTCTTTATTATCCTCGACGAGCAGAATCACTGGCTTTTCTTCCTCCTGTTCATCCGATCTATCATGTAATACATGCTCTTCAAAATCTTCCTGAAATGACTGGATATCCAGGGATTGTTCCTGAAAAATTGGGATTGATAGCAGGAATATGTTGCGGTTATCTTCCAGATGCACAACGGATAATGTTCCTTGATGCAGTTCGACCAAAGAACGTGAAAGGGGCAGGCCAATTCCTGTTCCGGTATCTTTGTCGGATTCGTTTAGTCGATAAAAGGGCTCAAAAATTTTTTCTTTCTTCTCAAAGGGTATAAGCAGACCATCATTTTGAAATTCAATATTGAACATAATGTCATCGCTATTGAATGGAAGCAGTTTGACGTAGACTTCGTGCTCTGCATATTTTATTGCATTGTGGATGAGGTTTGTAAAAACTTTTCGAAGGGCCTCTTCATCTACGTAGGCTGTAAGACTGATACGTGGAAGACTTAGGTCGTAACGCAAATGTTTGTCTTTGGCGAGGTAATTGAAATCGTGAAATACCTCGGCCAAAAGGGTATTGATATCGGTTTTTGTAAAGATAAGGCTCATATTGTTTGTTTCTGCTTTTCTAAAATCCAGTAACTGATTGGTGAGGCGAATTAATCGCGTTGTATTTTTTTCGATCAGAGCAAGGTCCTGAGCCGTTTCCTGATCGGTGAATTTTTGATTATTTATTATTTTCTCCAGGGGCATTTTGATTAAGGTGAGCGGGGTACGAATCTCATGAGCGAGGTTGGTAAAAAACTCCAACTTGAGCGCGTATATTTCCTGCTCTTTTTTCCGTTCGAAACTATCCATCTTTTGCGCATTATTAGCCTTTAAAAGCAGTAGATAATAGCGTAAACCGAGCAAGGTAATTGTTCCGAAAGTTAGAAAATAGAGCACATATGCCCAGCGAGACAACCACCAGGGGGGCGAAACAACGATGCGTAGTTTTTTTTCCGCGGGATTCCAAACCCTATTATTGTTTGCACCTTTGAACTTAAACGTATAAGTGCCCGGAGGAAGTTTATTGTAATAGATTTTTTGATTGCCTGTAATATCGGTCCAGTCTTTATCGTAACCTTCCATAGTATACCGATAGGCATTACTTTTTGGTGAAACAAAACTTAACGCTGCAATATTAAAGCTAATATTGGATCTATCGTAGGTCAGCTGGATTTCTTTTGCTGTGGATATGGATTCTTTTAGTATCCCATTTTCACGTACAGCTATGTTTGCGTTGTTGATTTGGATGCCACTAATGAATATGGGGGGGACAAAGTTATTCTTAATGGATTTTGTAGGGTTGAAACTTACCATTCCTTTAATAGTTCCGAAATATAAAGTCCCGTCATTATCCTTAAAAGCTGAATTATAATTAAATTGATCCGCTGGAAGTCCATCTCTGGACGTATAAATGATCCTACGGGGGAGCCCTTCATCCAATCTGACCAGACCACCGCCGGTAGATATCCAAATGCTTTTGTTGTCATCTTCCAGCACCTTGAATACTTGATTGGAAGGTAATCCCGATTCGGTCAGATAATTTTTAAATTGACCATCACGACGGTATTTTGAAAGGCCGCTTTCGGTACAAAACCATAAGTTTTTTTTGCTGTCTTCAAATAGGCCATTGACATAATTATTGACGAGTGTATTTTTTTTGCCTTGTTCAGACCGTAACTGCTGAATTTTTCCCGAACTGCGGTTATAGCTATAGACACCACTTCCATAGGTGTTGATCCAGAGTATACCCCCTTCGTCTTCATAAATACCTTGTATCCAAGCAGTAATGGGGAGAAGGTCAAAACGGTCACGCGCTTTATTGTAGACATATAAAGCGCGATCGGTCCCTACAAATAGGTGGTTGTCTCGAGACTTATAGAGGCAAACGGCAAAGCTGCTTTGTAATGGTCCCTCACCAATACGGTCGTAATGCTTTTTTAATTTTCCTGTTCTTACGTCCAGAATGTCAATACCATGAGTCGTAGAACCTACCCAAAGATCGTCGTCGACGGTGGCCAACCCATGAACGTTATTATGTGTAATACTTCCCTGTTTGCCATTGGCAGCGAAGTGCTGAATCTGGTTTGTTTGCCCATCTATTTTATTTAGACCGCCATCTTCTGTTCCTATCCAGAAATTTCCATGACGATCTTTGGTGATATCGTGCACGATATTGCCTGATAGGTCGGATGTTCCAAATCCGGACAAATACTTTTTGAAATTATTGAATTGGTTGCTGTACTGGTTAAAACCACCAAAATATGTCCCAAACCAAATATTGCCTTCCCGATCGCGATAGAAATTTAAGACTGCATTGTCCGATATCGCAAATGGGTTGAGCAGATCTTTTTTAATGTGGTGGATCCGTCCTGTGTAAATATCATAGGTATATATTCCAGTTTCTGTTCCGATCCAATATACGGATGCTGTCTGTTGAATAATGCAGTTTGCCTGGATAACTTTGTCAGGGTAATGGTTTGAAAATAAGTTTTTCAATGTTCCATTTTTGAAATCAAACAGATAGGCCGAATTGATTGTCCCAATCATCAGCAGCGAATCGTTGATTGCATAGACGGTTTTGGTATTTGCTAGCGCTCGTTGATCAATCTTTTTGAGATTGACATGGACAAATTTATTGGTGCTAAGCTGATATCTTTGTATCGTACTGTTATCGTCTGCGATCCACAATCCACCCCTCGTACTGCTGGTGATTGCTACCAGCGAAGTGTTGTTATGGTCAAATGCCGAAATTTCTTTTGTCGCGGAATTATAACGATAAAGTTTGCCATTGGAAAGCAACCAGATAAATCCCGCATATTCGTGTAGGGCATTTACTTCGCCGATTGGAATACGCTTAAAAGGTTTGAAATTCTCTTTTATGGGATCGTAGCAGTAAGTGCCGCGAGTCGTTCCCACCCATAGGACGCCTTTACTGTCGGTGAGCATGCTCAAGATAGAGGAGCTTCCAATACTTGTCGAATCTGAAGCATTGTGTCTAAATATCTTAAATTGATTACCATCGAAACGATTGAGGCCATTTCTTGTGCCGAGCCATAGAAAGCCTTGAACATCCTGTGTAATACACTTGACGGAACTATTAGAGAGGCCATCGATGGTTTGATAATTTTTAAAATAGATGGATTGTGCCCGCCCATAGATACATGTTAAGAAGGTGTATAAAATTAATATGGTGGTTATTCTTTTCAAAATTGATTACGTTCAACTAAAAATAGTCAATTAAAAACACAATAAAGCATTTTACTGATACGCTTTGATATAAATTTGAGACGCTGTGATTGGACGAGGTGCTGAGATTTATGCATTTTTATATCAAGATAATAACCAAATATAAACGTATGTTGTGCCCAAGAATTATGACAGGTAAAGCCTGTGTCCCTACGCGAACCACTATTTCTACGATTTTGCCTCACAGACTCGCCGATGCAACAGTTGGCCAATTAAATGTTCATTTCCGATGAGCTTTAAAATCTATCAATAACATTAAATCACTTAATATGAGCTGTGCATCATATATGCACAATATGAATCAATTAAACCACTAATTAAAAAGCGTATGAAAAATAAACTACTTGCACAGTGCGCAATGACACTTACATTTCTGCTTGTATCTTTTATTGCATTTGCCCAGACGAAAGTCTTGAAGGGGAAGGTTGTCGATGAAACACAAGGTCCATTGGCAGGAGCTACAATCAAGGTAAAAGGAGGTGCCGCAGCAACCACAACAGACACGGAAGGTTCCTTTACATTGACTATTGCCAGTGAAGCTAAAACGCTGGAAGTATCTTTCATTGGATATACTTTAAAAGAAGTACCCATTGTGGGAAGCGATATCACGGTAGCGCTTGAACCTAGTGCGGGTCAGGGCTTAGATGAAGTCGTTGTAATCGGTTATGGTACTGCCCGTAAAAAAGACCTAACGGGGGCTATGGTCACTATTGGCGCCAAAAATTTTAATAAAGGTGTTATGACCAGTCCTGATCAACTAATACAGGGCAAGACGCCTGGTGTGATGGTGATTAACAATACGGGGCAACCTGGTGGGGCAACAACAGTACGTATTCGAGGGAATTCATCGATCCGGGCAAGCAACAATCCGTTGTTTGTACTCGACGGTGTTCCCATGTCCGGCAATTCGCCGTTGCCTGAGGGTAGAGGAGGTTTTTCTTCCGATAGAGGAAATCCACTTAGTTACTTGAATCCTGGTGACATCGCCAGCATGGATATCCTTAAGGATGCTTCCGCGACGGCAATTTATGGTTCACGAGGTGCAAACGGGGTGATACTAATTACCACTAAGAAAGGAAAGGTTGGCTCTCCTGAAGTTTCTGTCGGAGCTTCTGCGGGTGTCTCAAGTATGCGGGAATATCCTGATGTATTGGATGCGGCCCGATTTAGAGAGGCCTTAAAATACTATACACCGAATGATGTAGCGAATGCTGACTTTGGAGGAAATGAAGATGCTTTCAGAGCAATTACCCGAAAAGCGATTACACAAAATTATTATGCTGATATTGCAGGGGGTACTGAGCATGGAAAATATCGTCTCTCGGGTGGATATTTAAACCAAAACGGTATTATTCGCGGATCACAACTGAAGAAATATACGGCCAACTTTACGGGCAATTTTCGCTTCTTAGAGAATAAGCGGTTGGGTGTAGATTTTAGTGCTTTCTTGACCCAGTTGGATAATCGGTATGCACCAATCAATGCGATGGTAGGTTCAGAAGGAAATGTGATCTCTCAGGCCTTACAATGGAATCCAACACTGCCGTTATATGATGATAAAGGTAACCTGACTTACGTTAGTCCGTCAACCCGAAACCCTTTAACAAGTATTGAAGCTTTTAAAGATGTGGCAACGACAAATACGACCGTGATTAATATTGCTCCGTATTACAAAATCACAGATGATTTGGAGTACCGTTTTATCTATAGTGTGATGCGACAGCTAGGCAATCGCCAGGGGATGTATCGTGCAGTTTTGATCGATCCTTCAAAAGTTAATGATGAAGAGGCCTTTATTTCCAATAATGGTGAAACCAATTTGCAGATGACACATATTATGTCTTATAACAAACAAATTAACGAAAACTGGAATGTTAATGCCGTGGCCGGCTATGAATACCTTGATTTTAACTTTAATAATAATCTTTCTTATGGTAGTGGGTTCAAATATATCGGACTTGATTACTTCGATTACATTCAAAATTCGATGGTCGCTACACGCGGCATTGCATCATATAGAAGTCCCTCAAATCAGCTCCAATCGTTTTTCTTGCGTGGTGGGGTCAATTATTTGGATCGCTATTTATTGACTGCAACGGTACGTAAAGATGGTTCGACCAAATTTGGCGAGAACAATAAATACGCTACTTTTCCATCCATTGCGATTGCATGGAACCTAGCGCAGGAAGATTTTTTGAAATCGACGAACATTTTCGATCAGCTAAAATTACGTTTGGGATGGGGGAAAACCGGTAACCAGGAGTTTCCTACCGGAGCTTCATTAAACCGGATTACCTTTGGTAATGGCGGAAGTGCAGGTCAAGTAAATTTCCAAAATAAAGACTTGAAATGGGAAACATCGACAACGCTTAACGCAGGAGTTGATTTTTCCGTGTTGAAAGGTCGTTTATATGGTTCGATCGATTATTTTCACAAGAAAACAACCGATGCGTTGTTTGAACAAACACTGGCAATGGATGGTCCAGCCGGACGTATATGGGTGAATTTAGACGGTGAGATTCTTAATAAAGGGGTTGAAATTGCATTGACAGGAACACTGTTGAAAAGTGAAAACTGGAATTGGGATGTAACAGGTAATGCAACATTTCTAAAAAATAGTGCAAGTGGACTTAAAGGTGATTATGAGACAGGAGCATTGCGTGGACAGGGATTCTCCGGTGTATTGGGGCAACGCATGACGAATGGACAGCCTTTAAACGTGTGGTATTTAGCAGATTTTCAAGGTATTGATCCCGTGACAGGAACGAGCATGTACTTGGGGAAAGATGGAAGTGTCAGTACGGGCAATGACCCCGCTTCCAATAAATTCTATCGAAACAGTCCAAATCCAACAACGCTTTTAGGTATCTCTACAAATGTGAGCTATAAACAATTCTCATTGTCAGCCAATATGAATGGTGCACTAGGACATTATCTTTTTAACAATACCGCAGCAACAGCACTGGGCTTAAGCAATTTGTCTGCTCGAAATATTGGGTCTACATTTTTTAATACTGCTATTAAGGAATCAATCTCAAATTCAGCAGCGCCTTCTACGCGTTTTCTGGAAAAAGGAGATTATTTGAAAATGGCTAATCTTACTTTGAGTTATCGTGTTGGTAATATAGGCAGAGCGCTTAAGAATTTAAATGTATCGCTGACTGGACAGAATCTTTTCATTATCACGAAATATACAGGATTTGATCCCGAGGTGAATACGGATGGCTCAGTAAATGGAATTCCTTCATTAGGCATTGAATACTTGCCATATCCGCCAGCCAGAAATATACTTTTGGGAGTCAATTTTTCCTTATAAATGGATGGCGGATGAATCGTGACAAATCAAAAGATGAAATTATCGAGATTTATTCAAGTGCATGTATAAATGAATATATTGATAGCTCATCAGGAATGTAAACAAATTTAGACAGATGACAAAGATGAAATTAAAAACATTATTATATTTAGCAATAGTCGGTACAGTAGTGACGAGCACTTTTTCGTGTACCAAGCTGAAAGAAGAATTTAAAGGGGAGGCAGAGGAAGGTGCCTTGATTGAAGCGGGGGCTTTGTTAATCACCGCTTACAGTTCATTGAACACCCCTTATCAACAAGAGCAACGTTGGGTAATGCAGGAAATCTCAACTGATGCCGCGATGGCTCCAACACGCGGCGGTGACTGGGACGACAATGGAATGCACCGTGCCATTCACCTTCATTCTTGGAATGCAGATAATGGCTATGTCAATAATACCTTTGTGGGGTTGAGTACAGCAGTTTTTAATGCTGGAAAGGTATTACGGAGCAATCCAAATGCGCAACAAGCCGCCGAGGCAAGGTTCATTCGTGCACTTGCTATGTTTGACATCGTAGATTTGTATGGTGTGGTACCTTTCCGCCAAGGAGCTTCTTTAGAAGATTTTAAGATAGCACCCGATGTATTACAACCGCAAGATGTGATGGATTTTATGATAAAAGAG encodes the following:
- a CDS encoding SusC/RagA family TonB-linked outer membrane protein, with product MKNKLLAQCAMTLTFLLVSFIAFAQTKVLKGKVVDETQGPLAGATIKVKGGAAATTTDTEGSFTLTIASEAKTLEVSFIGYTLKEVPIVGSDITVALEPSAGQGLDEVVVIGYGTARKKDLTGAMVTIGAKNFNKGVMTSPDQLIQGKTPGVMVINNTGQPGGATTVRIRGNSSIRASNNPLFVLDGVPMSGNSPLPEGRGGFSSDRGNPLSYLNPGDIASMDILKDASATAIYGSRGANGVILITTKKGKVGSPEVSVGASAGVSSMREYPDVLDAARFREALKYYTPNDVANADFGGNEDAFRAITRKAITQNYYADIAGGTEHGKYRLSGGYLNQNGIIRGSQLKKYTANFTGNFRFLENKRLGVDFSAFLTQLDNRYAPINAMVGSEGNVISQALQWNPTLPLYDDKGNLTYVSPSTRNPLTSIEAFKDVATTNTTVINIAPYYKITDDLEYRFIYSVMRQLGNRQGMYRAVLIDPSKVNDEEAFISNNGETNLQMTHIMSYNKQINENWNVNAVAGYEYLDFNFNNNLSYGSGFKYIGLDYFDYIQNSMVATRGIASYRSPSNQLQSFFLRGGVNYLDRYLLTATVRKDGSTKFGENNKYATFPSIAIAWNLAQEDFLKSTNIFDQLKLRLGWGKTGNQEFPTGASLNRITFGNGGSAGQVNFQNKDLKWETSTTLNAGVDFSVLKGRLYGSIDYFHKKTTDALFEQTLAMDGPAGRIWVNLDGEILNKGVEIALTGTLLKSENWNWDVTGNATFLKNSASGLKGDYETGALRGQGFSGVLGQRMTNGQPLNVWYLADFQGIDPVTGTSMYLGKDGSVSTGNDPASNKFYRNSPNPTTLLGISTNVSYKQFSLSANMNGALGHYLFNNTAATALGLSNLSARNIGSTFFNTAIKESISNSAAPSTRFLEKGDYLKMANLTLSYRVGNIGRALKNLNVSLTGQNLFIITKYTGFDPEVNTDGSVNGIPSLGIEYLPYPPARNILLGVNFSL
- a CDS encoding two-component regulator propeller domain-containing protein; its protein translation is MKRITTILILYTFLTCIYGRAQSIYFKNYQTIDGLSNSSVKCITQDVQGFLWLGTRNGLNRFDGNQFKIFRHNASDSTSIGSSSILSMLTDSKGVLWVGTTRGTYCYDPIKENFKPFKRIPIGEVNALHEYAGFIWLLSNGKLYRYNSATKEISAFDHNNTSLVAITSSTRGGLWIADDNSTIQRYQLSTNKFVHVNLKKIDQRALANTKTVYAINDSLLMIGTINSAYLFDFKNGTLKNLFSNHYPDKVIQANCIIQQTASVYWIGTETGIYTYDIYTGRIHHIKKDLLNPFAISDNAVLNFYRDREGNIWFGTYFGGFNQYSNQFNNFKKYLSGFGTSDLSGNIVHDITKDRHGNFWIGTEDGGLNKIDGQTNQIQHFAANGKQGSITHNNVHGLATVDDDLWVGSTTHGIDILDVRTGKLKKHYDRIGEGPLQSSFAVCLYKSRDNHLFVGTDRALYVYNKARDRFDLLPITAWIQGIYEDEGGILWINTYGSGVYSYNRSSGKIQQLRSEQGKKNTLVNNYVNGLFEDSKKNLWFCTESGLSKYRRDGQFKNYLTESGLPSNQVFKVLEDDNKSIWISTGGGLVRLDEGLPRRIIYTSRDGLPADQFNYNSAFKDNDGTLYFGTIKGMVSFNPTKSIKNNFVPPIFISGIQINNANIAVRENGILKESISTAKEIQLTYDRSNISFNIAALSFVSPKSNAYRYTMEGYDKDWTDITGNQKIYYNKLPPGTYTFKFKGANNNRVWNPAEKKLRIVVSPPWWLSRWAYVLYFLTFGTITLLGLRYYLLLLKANNAQKMDSFERKKEQEIYALKLEFFTNLAHEIRTPLTLIKMPLEKIINNQKFTDQETAQDLALIEKNTTRLIRLTNQLLDFRKAETNNMSLIFTKTDINTLLAEVFHDFNYLAKDKHLRYDLSLPRISLTAYVDEEALRKVFTNLIHNAIKYAEHEVYVKLLPFNSDDIMFNIEFQNDGLLIPFEKKEKIFEPFYRLNESDKDTGTGIGLPLSRSLVELHQGTLSVVHLEDNRNIFLLSIPIFQEQSLDIQSFQEDFEEHVLHDRSDEQEEEKPVILLVEDNKEILAYLNKELKTSYTILRAGNGAEALEILDQENVQLVLTDIMMPIMDGLALCKRIKTDILYSHIPVIFLTAKNALDSKIQGLKNGADAYIEKPFSLEFLMVQIRNILKNRKIIQNYLTNYSGSTLMDINVSAPDKDFISQLNTVIYENISVIDLNVDGLAKLMHMSRPTLYRKIKGLSDLTPNELINISRLKKAAELLTQKEYNITQVSTMVGYTVQSNFSRDFNKHYGMSPSSYIIENS